In Oryza glaberrima chromosome 8, OglaRS2, whole genome shotgun sequence, the following are encoded in one genomic region:
- the LOC127782192 gene encoding glycoprotein 3-alpha-L-fucosyltransferase A-like: protein MKGSHSQSQAQAQSQAGRRRRCGWLLPLLVGAAFLAEIAFLGRLDMAKNAAAVESWTTSFYARSSAPARDGKAAVVVPGADADDAPPGGGEVVEEDDGDIRLCEERLEREDGVPHDRDFDKDPVLVGGAAKDWNKCSVGCEFGFSATKTPDATFGIAPDPTVESILRSMESSQYYSENNIAVARGRGYKIVMTTSLSSDVPVGYFSWAEYDIMAPVPPKTEEALAAAFISNCGARNFRLQALEMLESLDVKIDSYGSCHRNHDGKVDKVETLKRYKFSLAFENSNEEDYVTEKFFQSLVTGAIPVVIGAPNIQEFSPGEGAILHIKELDDVPSIAKTMKHIASNREAFNQSLRWKYDGPSDSFKALIDMAAVHSSCRLCIHVATKIHEKEERTPKFMNRPCSCSSKRGKVYHLFVRERGRFKTESIFLRSDQLTMGALESAVLAKFRSLNHVPVWKDERPPSIRGGDELKVYKIYPIGLTQRQALYQFRFRDDADLDKYIKDHPCAKLEVIFV from the exons ATGAAGGGGTCCCACTCGCAGTCGCAGGCCCAGGCCCAGTCCcaggcaggccggcggcggcggtgcgggtggCTGCTGCCGCTCCTCGTCGGCGCGGCCTTCCTCGCCGAGATCGCGTTCCTCGGCCGCCTCGACATGGCGAAGAACGCCGCCGCGGTCGAGAGCTGGACCACCTCCTTCTACGCCCgctcctccgcccccgcccgcgACGGGAAGGCCGCGGTCGTGGTCCCCGGCGCGGACGCGGACGACGCGCCCCCGGGCGGAggtgaggtggtggaggaggacgacggcgacatcCGGTTGTGCGAGGAGCGGCTTGAGAGGGAGGACGGCGTGCCGCACGACCGCGACTTCGACAAGGATCCCGTCCTCGTCGGGGGCGCCGCTAAG GATTGGAATAAATGTTCTGTAGGATGTGAATTTGGGTTTTCAGCTACTAAGACGCCTGATGCTACTTTTGGAATTGCCCCAGATCCTACTGTAGAGAGTATCCTCAGATCGATGGAGTCATCTCAGTATTATTCAGAGAACAACATTGCTGTGGCTCGAGG GAGAGGTTACAAAATTGTGATGACAACAAGCCTTTCCTCAGATGTACCTGTTGGCTACTTTTCATGGGCTGAATATGATATAATGGCACCTGTGCCTCCAAAAACTGAAGAAGCCCTAGCTGCAGCATTTATTTCAAACTGTGGTGCACGTAATTTTCGTTTGCAAGCCCTTGAGATGCTTGAGAGCTTAGATGTCAAAATTGATTCATATGGTAGTTGCCATCGTAATCATGATGGCAAAG TTGATAAAGTGGAAACTTTGAAGCGCTACAAATTTAGCTTGGCCTTTGAGAATTCCAACGAGGAAGATTATGTTACAGAAAAGTTTTTTCAATCGCTGGTAACAG GAGCTATTCCAGTTGTGATTGGTGCTCCAAACATTCAAGAGTTCTCTCCTGGAGAAGGCgcaatattacacattaaagaGCTTGATGATGTTCCTTCAATTGCCAAGACAATGAAACATATTGCATCAAATCGGGAAGCCTTTAATCAATCTTTGAG ATGGAAGTATGATGGCCCATCTGATTCTTTCAAGGCCCTTATTGACATGGCAGCGGTTCATTCATCATGTCGTCTTTGCATACATGTCGCGACAAAGATTCATGAGAAAGAGGAAAGGACACCAAAATTTATGAATCGCCCATGTAGTTGTTCAAGCAAAAGAGGAAAGGTATACCACTTGTTTGTCAGAGAAAGAGGGCGGTTCAAGACAGAGAGCATTTTTCTGAG GTCGGACCAATTAACTATGGGTGCTTTGGAGTCTGCTGTGCTTGCTAAATTTAGATCGCTCAATCATGTTCCTGTGTGGAAGGATGAAAGACCACCAAGTATTAGAGGTGGGGACGAGTTGAAGGTATACAAAATTTATCCAATCGGCCTTACACAACGACAGGCATTATACCAGTTCAGATTTAGAGATGACGCAGATCTTGACAAATACATTAAAGATCATCCATGTGCAAAGCTTGAAGTGATTTTTGTATAA
- the LOC127781613 gene encoding uncharacterized protein LOC127781613, whose translation MVKLAAARQILGEVTYAALFVTSEEGNHQETPTQRIALCSPPPPPRCLPCSPYPSISSPGPTTRTATQWPPPPLYNPRLLHPSPRLCSLQRSSSSSTSSPQPLSSVEALLVVRVLGAVAVREAVAMVDVDRRMAGLSPAAHAAGLRRLSTRAAAGPSSASASPRHGLHSFHALAGAVLSHLRASGVAVLPGLSDAELARAEAEMGFAFPPDLRAVLAMGLPSGPGFPDWRTRAGLRSAFDLPIAAASLQIARGALWPRCWGPRPADPDRALRLARSAIRRAPLLVPLFDRCFLPCRPCLAGNPIFFVTDDRVLCCGLDILHFFTRDSSFQPLDLRPPSSSSSVAPSSGEATPYMRRSLDAACGGKAPRWIEFWSDAASDRRRRDSSSSEASTASSSSGCASPPARRSRTPHWVDTYLDRLGSVLKSGGWRDTEVNEMVEVTASGLFDGEEAPAVDADAVLDALLLKADRCSDSLRRAGWSSEDVSDALGLDLRRCKERPRPAVQLPPEIAVKVERLAKSVARR comes from the coding sequence ATGGTAAAACTAGCAGCCGCGAGACAAATCCTGGGCGAGGTCACGTACGCCGCCTTGTTCGTTACCAGCGAGGAGGGAAACCACCAAGAGACGCCAACTCAAAGAATCGCCTTGtgctctcctccgcctcctccccgttgCTTGCCTTGCTCCCCCTACCCCTCGATCTCTTCCCCTGGCCCCACCACCCGTACCGCGACGCaatggccgcctcctcccctatATAACCCGCGTCTCCTCCATCCCTCACCTCGCCTCTGCTCCCTCCAGCGTTCGTCCAGTTCGTCTACCTCGTCGCCACAGCCATTGTCATCTGTCGAAGCTTTACTGGTAGTGCGCGTTCTAGGGGCGGTCGCCGTACGGGAGGCGGTGGCAATGGTGGACGTGGACCGCCGGATGGCCGGCCTGTCcccggcggcgcacgcggcggggctgcggcggctgtccacgcgcgccgccgcggggccctcgtcggcgtcggcctcgccgcgccACGGGCTCCACTCGTTCCACGCGCTGGCGGGCGCGGTGCTGTCGCACCTCAGGGCGTCCGGGGTGGCCGTGCTCCCGGGGCTGTCCGACGCGGAGCTGGCGCGCGCCGAGGCCGAGATGGGGTTCGCGTTCCCGCCCGACCTGCGCGCGGTGCTCGCCATGGGCCTCCCGTCGGGTCCCGGGTTCCCGGACTGGCGGACGCGCGCCGGGCTCCGGTCGGCGTTCGACCTGCCcatcgcggcggcgtcgctgcaGATCGCGCGTGGCGCGCTGTGGCCGCGGTGCTGGGGGCCGAGGCCCGCCGACCCCGACAGGGCGCTCCGGCTCGCGCGCTCCGCcatccgccgcgcgccgctgctcgTGCCGCTTTTCGACCGCTGCTTCCTGCCCTGCCGCCCCTGCCTCGCCGGGAACCCCATCTTCTTCGTCACCGACGACCGGGTGCTCTGCTGTGGCCTCGACATCCTACACTTCTTCACGCGAGACTCCTCGTTCCAGCCGCTCGACCTCCGCcccccctcgtcgtcgtcgtcggtcgcCCCGTCCTCCGGCGAGGCGACGCCGTACATGCGCCGCAGCCTCGACGCGGCTTGCGGCGGGAAAGCCCCACGCTGGATCGAGTTCTGGAGCGACGCCGCGTccgaccggcgccgccgtgaCTCGTCCTCCTCGGAGGCCTCGACCGCGTCGTCGTCATCCGggtgcgcgtcgccgccggcgaggagatcGAGGACCCCGCACTGGGTCGACACCTACCTGGACAGGCTCGGGTCAGTCCTCAAGAGCGGCGGGTGGAGGGACACGGAGGTGAATGAGATGGTCGAGGTGACGGCCTCCGGTCTgttcgacggcgaggaggcgccggcggtggaCGCCGACGCAGTGCTCGACGCGCTCCTCCTGAAGGCCGACAGGTGCTCGGActcgctccgccgtgccgggtGGAGCTCCGAGGACGTGTCCGACGCGCTGGGGCTCGACCTCCGGCGATGCAAGGAGCGGCCGCGGCCCGCCGTTCAGCTACCGCCGGAGATCGCCGTCAAGGTGGAGCGGCTCGCGAAGTCGGTAGCTAGGCGgtga